Proteins encoded by one window of Lates calcarifer isolate ASB-BC8 linkage group LG7_1, TLL_Latcal_v3, whole genome shotgun sequence:
- the si:dkey-261l7.2 gene encoding uncharacterized protein si:dkey-261l7.2: MPQLTAAAALQLVLLLSAVPAQYLISRWSGSTAAQRYHATTRLLRIWKQWRASYLNGTAWVDWANQQMSYVKSLVGLEDQVAHQLPPVESMLYDNDQGFFGASKTVRSPRPPYVFLRVGEVVMDRNRHMVGVVVSWDPELRAPSEWVDMMYSSPEGIAAENTPHYKVLFSGPGPSSLLVAYLPQTQLERITGMRPDIPTLENYFTHFDGERFIMQPWLRELFPEDEVNDA, encoded by the exons ATGCCTCAGCTGACGGCCGCCGCGGCGCTGCAGCTCGTGCTGCTGCTCTCCGCTGTGCCCGCGCAGTACCTCATCTCCCGGTGGAGCGGCTCCACGGCGGCGCAGCGCTACCACGCGACCACACG GTTGCTTAGAATTTGGAAACAGTGGAGAGCATCATACCTCAATGGCACTGCATGGGTGGACTGGGCAAACCAGCAGATGTCCTATGTCAA GTCTCTGGTTGGCTTGGAAGACCAAGTGGCACACCAGTTGCCTCCTGTAGAGTCCATGCTTTATGACAATGACCAGGGCTTCTTTGgag CATCCAAAACAGTACGCAGCCCTCGTCCTCCGTATGTGTTTCTACGAGTCGGAGAGGTGGTGATGGACAGGAATCGTCATATGGTTGGGGTGGTGGTGAGCTGGGACCCTGAACTGCGAGCCCCTTCAGAGTGGGTCGACATGATGTATTCCAGCCCTGAG ggCATCGCAGCAGAGAACACGCCTCATTACAAGGTCCTGTTCAGCGGCCCTGGACCCTCCTCTCTTTTAGTCGCGTATTTGCCGCAGACACAACTGGAGCGCATCACTGGGATGAGG CCGGACATTCCCACCTTGGAGAATTACTTCACACATTTTGATGGGGAGCGGTTCATCATGCAGCCCTGGCTCAGAGAGCTCTTTCCTGAAGATGAGGTCAATGATGCCTGA